CTGAGGCTATTCATGATGCCAAGGCCCTACTGATTAGGGTTGCTTTAAAATAGGTCTAATGTTAACTACTAAGTGTGGGCTTATATTATTAAGGCATTTAAGGTAAATTAGCTAATCCCTCATGATATGATCGAGTTAAAAATACCAATACCACATGAGTGGGTAATATTAGGTGCTGTTGGGCTTCTTGTGGAGATGGCTATAGGATTCATTATACAAATACGCAGAGGTGTATTATCACTATCCAGCTTAGGCAGCTTCATACCAATAAGGGGGCCTACACGTAACTTGGGTAGTGGGGGTGCGTTATTGGCGGCTTTAGCCACAGCATTAGCATATCCATTCTACGGTGCCCCAATGACCTCATGCCACACGCAAGCATCATACCTCAGTAGACCTAGGATTAAGGCTATCGCCCATGCACTTGTGTGGTGGGGTTTCGTGTTGGCTGCAGTATCCACAACACTAGGCTTCATATTTGATAAATGGGTTAACGCAACAACATTCATACCTGGCGGTAAACTAGGCCAAACAGGACCTTACGTAGTCATTGGGACAGGGGCACTTGGTGGTGTGCTAATAGTAGTTGGCTTTGCATTAATGATGGCGGTTAGGTGGCAGGGAACTGAGCCTATTAATGAGCCTGCGTTAACCGATGCTTTCCTTTGGTTAGCATTCCTAACGGCATTAAGTGGCTTCGGAGTGATGGCTGTTGAGTTAACCATACCTGGCAATTACCTGGCTGTTGAGTCGGCCTTTGGCGTACACATAGTCATAGTCCTACTCATGTTTGCCACAATGCCTTGGACTAAGTTTGGGCATGCAATATACATGTACGTGTGGCAGGCCTATGATAGGTATAGGGTATGGAAAGGCATTGAACCTAGGCTCCTTGGACCATGGAGTGGTGAATTAGCTGAAAAGGCGCTTCACTCACATCACCCTGCACATAAACCTAAGGTGACCAGCTAATGCCATCCTACGTAATCCCAGCAAAGTGTACAGGATGCGGAGACTGCGTCAACATTTGCCCAAGCCACATAATGAAGTTCACCAAGTCAGGCGTATTTGGTAGGAAGGCGGTCAACATTGAGCCTGAGTCATGTTGGGAATGCTACAATTGCGTTAAACACTGTCCACAGGGTGCTGTGCAGATAAGGGGATACGTAGACTTCACGCCACTAGGCGGTTCAGTTGAGGTGTATAGGGATGAGAAGACTAATAGGGTTTACTGGACCATTAGGTATAGGAACGGTAACATTAAGCACTTCGTCTTCCCAATAAGAACAAAGCCGTGGAATTCAATAAAACCCCCTAATGAATACCCTGAACCACCCAAGGAATTCCTAAGGACACCCTACTTATCCCTTGAGCATGAGAAACTAGGCGGCAATAAACTCGGTGTTGAACTCCCCACGTACAAGGTACCTGAGGTGATTAAGGTGGAGGTGAGGTGATGGGGATGGTTAGGACAAGGGTTAGGCAGATTGACTCAGACATATTAATAATCGGCGGAGGCATGGCTGGGACAGGCGCTGCCTGGGAGGCTAAGTACTGGTGTAGGAATTGCAGGATAGTGATTGCTGAGAAGGCTAACATAAATAGAAGTGGCGCAGTGGCAATGGGCTTATCAGCAATAAATACCTACCTTGGTTTAAGATGCAAGGAGAACACTGTTGAGGACTACGTGAAGTACGTTAGGGGTGACTTAATGGGTATTGTAAGGGAGGACTTGGTTTACGACTACGCAAGACACGTTGACTCAACAGTGCACTTGTTTGATGAATGGGGGTTACCAATATGGCCAGCGCCTAATGGGTGTTACGTACGTGAGGGTAAGTGGCAAATAATGATTCATGGCGAATCCTATAAGGCTATTGTAGCTGAGGCTGCTAGGAAGGCTATTGGTGATGATAACATATTGAATAGGGTAATGGTAACCCACCTATTAAAGAGCTCCAGTGACCCGAATAGGGTTGTTGGTGCATTGGGCTTCAATGTTAATGACGGCACAATCTACGTCTTTAAGGCTAAGGCGGTTATAATGGCTGCAGGCGGTGGTTCACAGATATATAGACCTAGGTCACAGGGTGAGGGGCTTGGTAGAAGTTGGTACCCACCATGGTCATCAGCCTCATCGTACGGTATGATGATTGAATCTGGTGCAGTTATGACGATGTTTGAGGCTAGGTTCGTAGTGCCCAGGTTTAAGGATGGTTACGGACCCGTGGGTGCTTATCAATTAATGTTGAAGACCAGGATAAGTAACGTAAATGGGCAGGACTTCTGGAAGCCACACTTGGATGAGGTTAGGAAACTCTACAGTGGTAAGGGTAGGTACGTTGACTTACCCATAACCCCAACTACGCTTAGGGTTTACGCTCAACGCTTAGAGTGGATTAACGGCAGGGGGCCAAGCCTAATGAGAACTGATGAAACTGTTAAGAAGGGTACTGAGAGTGAGGCAATCGCCTTCGAGGACTTCCTCGACATGACGATAAGCCAAGTTGCTATTTGGGCTGGGCAGAACCATGAACCCTCTGAAAGGCCATATGAAGTAATAACCACTGAACCATACGTAATGGGTTCACACGCCACTGAGTGTGGTGCATGGGCAAGTGGGCCTGAGGACTTGTCACCAAGGAAAATTGATGGATTACCCAATGATAGGGGGACTCAATATTACTGGGGCTATAATAGGATGACTACCTTAGATGGGTTATTCTGCGCAGGTGATGCATGTGGCGCTAATCCACATAAGTTCAGTAGTGGTTCATTCACCGAGGGTAGGCTTGCAGCCAAGTCAGCGGTGCTGTACCTTATGGATCACAGTGATGAAAAGATTGATGTTGATAAGGGGCAGGTTGACTTAATGATTAGCAAACTGGTGGAGCCCCTGGAGCGTTGGGAGGAGGGTAAGTACAGTGTTGTAACTGGGCCAAGCAGCATGCATCCAGTGGATCCTAGTAAGATTTACTGGAAGCAGGGCTTATTTAGGCTTCAGAAGATAATGGATGAGTACGCCGGCGGCTGGTCAACAATGTACACTACTAATGAATGGATGCTTAATAGGGCTATTGAACTACTGCAATTCCTGAAGGAGGACTTCATTAAGTACGCTGCGGCTCGGGATTGGCATGAATTAATGAGGACCTGGGAGCTTTGGCACAGGATACTGACTGCTGAAGCCGTGGTTAGGCACATGCTCTTCAGGAAGGAGACCAGGTGGCCGGGCTACTACGTTAGGGCGGATTACCCAGCATTGGATGATGAGAATTGGCATGTCTTCGTTAACTCAAGGTACGATGCAAAGACTGGGGAGTGGGAGTTATGGAAAGTCCCCGTGGTGCACATAATAGAGTTCCCGTGAGGTGATGCCGGTGAGCCTAAAGATTCAGACTCCTCCTCCACATGGAGGGAAGTTAGTTGATGCGGTGGTTAGGGATGAGAATAAGGCAGTTAGCATGGCTGCTGGCTTACCGGTATATGATATAAAGCCCACAAGAAGCATTATTGACGGTAACCCCATTAGGAATGTTTACAGGGAAGTAATGTCAATAGCATATGGCTTCTTCAGTCCACTAGACAGATTCATGACTAGGAATGAGGTTGAGAGTGTGCTTAAGGAGAGGAGGCTTACCGATGGTTGGTTATTCCCATTCCCAATAATATTCGACATAAGTGAGGATGATTTAAGGAAACTGGGTGTGAAGGAGGGTGATAGGGTTCTACTTAGGTTGAAGTCACAACCCTTCGCTGTACTTGATATTGAGGAGGTCTGGAAGTTTGACCCTAAGGACATTGCTGATAGGACGTTTGGTACGCCTGAAAGGAACCCTGAGGTTGTGAGGAGGAGGTTTGATGAGAAGCACCCAGGTTGGTTAATATACAGGAGCATGTCTGGCTTGGCCTTAGCTGGTAAGGTACACGTTATTAATGAGCCGGTGTTCAAGGACCCCTACAATAGGTTCTGGTACCCACCAGCAAAATCCCGTGAGGAGTTTAGGAGTAGGGGTTGGAGGACTGTGATAGCTCACCAGACGAGGAACGTACCTCACACTGGTCATGAGCATTTAATGAAGAATGCAGCCTACATGGGTGACATTGAACCCTGCCACGGCATACTTGTTAACGCAATAATAGGGGCTAAGAGACTTGGGGACTTCGTTGATGAGGCGATACTTGAGGGTCACGAGGCCGTTAACAAGTATGGTTACATCAGCCCAAAGAGGCACATGGTTACAATGACCCTCTGGGACATGAGGTATGGTAACCCACTTGAGTCGCTGCTTCATGGGATAATTAGGCAGAACATGGGCTGCACCCACCACATGTTTGGTAGGGATCATGCGGCAGTGGGTGATTACTACGATCCGTATTCAACCCAGGTGCTTTGGGAGAAGGGTATACCGAGCTTCGGTTTACCTGCACCACCTTATGATGTTGATAAGGGACTTAAGATAAGGCCAGTTAATATTAAGGAGTTCTGGTACTGCCCCAAGTGTGGTGAAATAGCGTACAGTGACACATGTGGACACGCTGATGTAGCCCAGAGGTTTAGTGGAAGCTTCATAAGGGGACTCATAGCTGAGGGTATTGAACCACCACCGATAATATTTAGACCAGAGGTTTATAGGGTTATTGTTAAGTGGTGGAGGGTTTACAATTACCCATTTGTTAATAGGAAGTACCTTGAGTTAAAGGAGAGGGAGCTTGAAGTTGACTTGAAACCAATGGAGGTGAGTAGTAGGAGGTGATGGGCATGCCATACAAGATAGCTGTTATCCTAGATAAGGCAAGGCTTGAGAGGATAAGGGGCACTAGTCTCGAGGGCATGGTTAAAGACCTCTATGGAGGCTACTTGAAGGCTATTGAGCTTAATG
The sequence above is drawn from the Caldivirga sp. genome and encodes:
- the aprB gene encoding adenylyl-sulfate reductase subunit beta is translated as MPSYVIPAKCTGCGDCVNICPSHIMKFTKSGVFGRKAVNIEPESCWECYNCVKHCPQGAVQIRGYVDFTPLGGSVEVYRDEKTNRVYWTIRYRNGNIKHFVFPIRTKPWNSIKPPNEYPEPPKEFLRTPYLSLEHEKLGGNKLGVELPTYKVPEVIKVEVR
- the aprA gene encoding adenylyl-sulfate reductase subunit alpha; this encodes MVRTRVRQIDSDILIIGGGMAGTGAAWEAKYWCRNCRIVIAEKANINRSGAVAMGLSAINTYLGLRCKENTVEDYVKYVRGDLMGIVREDLVYDYARHVDSTVHLFDEWGLPIWPAPNGCYVREGKWQIMIHGESYKAIVAEAARKAIGDDNILNRVMVTHLLKSSSDPNRVVGALGFNVNDGTIYVFKAKAVIMAAGGGSQIYRPRSQGEGLGRSWYPPWSSASSYGMMIESGAVMTMFEARFVVPRFKDGYGPVGAYQLMLKTRISNVNGQDFWKPHLDEVRKLYSGKGRYVDLPITPTTLRVYAQRLEWINGRGPSLMRTDETVKKGTESEAIAFEDFLDMTISQVAIWAGQNHEPSERPYEVITTEPYVMGSHATECGAWASGPEDLSPRKIDGLPNDRGTQYYWGYNRMTTLDGLFCAGDACGANPHKFSSGSFTEGRLAAKSAVLYLMDHSDEKIDVDKGQVDLMISKLVEPLERWEEGKYSVVTGPSSMHPVDPSKIYWKQGLFRLQKIMDEYAGGWSTMYTTNEWMLNRAIELLQFLKEDFIKYAAARDWHELMRTWELWHRILTAEAVVRHMLFRKETRWPGYYVRADYPALDDENWHVFVNSRYDAKTGEWELWKVPVVHIIEFP
- the sat gene encoding sulfate adenylyltransferase → MSLKIQTPPPHGGKLVDAVVRDENKAVSMAAGLPVYDIKPTRSIIDGNPIRNVYREVMSIAYGFFSPLDRFMTRNEVESVLKERRLTDGWLFPFPIIFDISEDDLRKLGVKEGDRVLLRLKSQPFAVLDIEEVWKFDPKDIADRTFGTPERNPEVVRRRFDEKHPGWLIYRSMSGLALAGKVHVINEPVFKDPYNRFWYPPAKSREEFRSRGWRTVIAHQTRNVPHTGHEHLMKNAAYMGDIEPCHGILVNAIIGAKRLGDFVDEAILEGHEAVNKYGYISPKRHMVTMTLWDMRYGNPLESLLHGIIRQNMGCTHHMFGRDHAAVGDYYDPYSTQVLWEKGIPSFGLPAPPYDVDKGLKIRPVNIKEFWYCPKCGEIAYSDTCGHADVAQRFSGSFIRGLIAEGIEPPPIIFRPEVYRVIVKWWRVYNYPFVNRKYLELKERELEVDLKPMEVSSRR